The genomic stretch ACAGTAAAATTAAAAAAAGTTAAAATAACAAGAGTGATCTTTTGGTATTATTTTGTTAGATTTGTATTGAAAATCATCTAACATTTTGAAAACAACCCTAACAGAAGAAAATTACCTGAAAGCTTTGTTTCATTTAGTTGACAATGAAGGAAAGGTGACGATTAACGAACTTAGCAAATTTTTGAATGTAAAAATGCCGAGCGTTAACAATATGATGAAAAAGTTTGCAGACAAGAAATGGGTCATTTATGAAACCTACAAACCGTTGATTGTTACAGCTAATGGAAAGCGTGAAGCAGCTTTGGTCGTTCGTAAACACAGACTTACTGAAATGTTTCTGGTTAAGAAAATGAATTTCGGCTGGGAAAATGTCCATGAAATTGCAGAGCAGCTGGAACACGTTCATTCACAACTATTTTTTGATAAAATGGATGAAATTCTGGATTATCCTAAATTCGATCCCCATGGAGAACCCATTCCTGATAAAGATGGTAATATTATTGCCCAGGATCTTCAGAAGTTAAGCAACTGTCAAGAAGGAGAAACCGTTGTATTTGCTTCTGTTACCCTTTCTGATGATGCTTTCTTAACGTATCTAAATGACCGAAAGCTCCTGCTTAACACCAAAGTAAAGATTATTAAAATTGAAAGCTTTGATAAATCCATGACCATAGAGATTGATGAAAAGAAAGAAATTCTCAGTAAAAAAGCTACTGAAAAAATATTGGTAAAAAAATAAAAAAACAGTGATTTTCACTGTTTTTTTATTTTTCATATATTAATTTCAATGCTCCTCTATAGGTTTAACCTTTTTAGGTTTTATACTCAGTAAAAAAACAGTTGATATAATAAAAAGACTCCCCACCCAATCTACAGGAGAATAAGAAACATTAAGCCATAATACAGCTAAGACTGTTGCTGAAAGGGGTTCCATAGAAGCGAGAAGGCTTGTTTTCTGCCCACCAATAATCTTCACCGCTGATAAATAAGCATAAAATGCAACCAAGGTACCCAAAATAACAATGAAAGCAGTATATCCGAATGCCTGTAAATCCCACATACCTTCTACCTGCCACGGAGCTTTTACAAAACTGAACACAATACCACCACATAGCATTCCCCATCCAATTACCAAAGAAGATTTATATTTTGAAAGAAGCTTTACCGGCTGTAGTGTATAAATAGCCAGAGATACAGCAGATGCCAAACCAAAAAACAAAGCAGCTCCGGAAATTGATAAACTTGAAATATTTCCATGAGTGACAAGCAATACTGTTCCCAATACCGCCAGAACAATAGCTATTATTTCCAATAAAACAGGAACTCTTTTGTTTTTAAAAGCAAGGTATATGGCAATAATTACAGGCCCTGCATACTGTAAAACTGTTGCAGTTGCAGCATTGGAATGCTTTATCGCAGCAAAATAAGTATACTGAACAGCCAACATCCCTGTTATGCTGAAAATAATAAGCTGTACAGCATCTTTTTTATGTTTCCAAATCTCAAAAAGATCAGATTT from Chryseobacterium indologenes encodes the following:
- a CDS encoding metal-dependent transcriptional regulator; the protein is MKTTLTEENYLKALFHLVDNEGKVTINELSKFLNVKMPSVNNMMKKFADKKWVIYETYKPLIVTANGKREAALVVRKHRLTEMFLVKKMNFGWENVHEIAEQLEHVHSQLFFDKMDEILDYPKFDPHGEPIPDKDGNIIAQDLQKLSNCQEGETVVFASVTLSDDAFLTYLNDRKLLLNTKVKIIKIESFDKSMTIEIDEKKEILSKKATEKILVKK
- a CDS encoding DMT family transporter, with translation MNIVKGFCLAVLAALFWGISGTFAQFLFQQRGINIEWMITMRLLVSGFFLLVFAKFGEKSDLFEIWKHKKDAVQLIIFSITGMLAVQYTYFAAIKHSNAATATVLQYAGPVIIAIYLAFKNKRVPVLLEIIAIVLAVLGTVLLVTHGNISSLSISGAALFFGLASAVSLAIYTLQPVKLLSKYKSSLVIGWGMLCGGIVFSFVKAPWQVEGMWDLQAFGYTAFIVILGTLVAFYAYLSAVKIIGGQKTSLLASMEPLSATVLAVLWLNVSYSPVDWVGSLFIISTVFLLSIKPKKVKPIEEH